A window of Fictibacillus halophilus contains these coding sequences:
- a CDS encoding alpha/beta hydrolase, whose protein sequence is MKNKSKSVTCYKQIKIPYVIQSKTDQPKGLAIMLPGIGYTVKSPLFHFSSGAFLNKEYDVLHVNYPYYSADYEDFSFEELTSALIKDVSAVLHEVLDQTNYNCYYVLGKSFGTMAMPTVLELLPFLNTKAIWLTPRLIDEPVFQTIRTCKQQGLCIIGDKDPFYDLEKMNQILLNSSIECIIPVGANHALEVDNDIIKSIDTVKSVIKRLDNFISLKNGVLRT, encoded by the coding sequence ATGAAGAATAAATCTAAATCTGTTACCTGCTATAAACAGATTAAAATTCCTTACGTGATACAAAGTAAAACAGATCAGCCTAAAGGTTTGGCAATCATGCTTCCTGGTATAGGTTACACCGTTAAATCACCATTGTTTCATTTTTCTTCAGGTGCTTTTTTAAATAAAGAATATGATGTATTGCATGTGAATTACCCTTATTACTCAGCAGATTACGAAGACTTTAGCTTTGAAGAGCTAACCTCAGCACTTATTAAAGATGTTTCCGCTGTTTTACATGAAGTGCTTGATCAGACGAACTACAACTGTTATTACGTGTTAGGAAAATCCTTTGGCACGATGGCGATGCCTACTGTTTTAGAGCTTTTGCCTTTCCTTAACACAAAAGCTATATGGTTAACACCCCGTTTAATAGATGAACCTGTTTTTCAAACTATTAGAACGTGTAAACAACAGGGACTCTGCATAATCGGTGATAAAGATCCCTTTTATGACTTAGAAAAGATGAATCAAATACTACTTAACTCCTCAATAGAGTGTATAATTCCTGTGGGTGCAAACCATGCACTCGAAGTGGACAACGATATCATAAAGTCCATTGATACGGTTAAAAGTGTTATAAAAAGATTGGATAACTTTATCTCCTTGAAGAACGGAGTATTAAGAACATGA